A genomic stretch from Pirellulales bacterium includes:
- a CDS encoding efflux RND transporter permease subunit, giving the protein MLRAALQFVAREQLVVLLAAAALIAAGWYATQVVPIDAIPNVGENQVIVFADWPGRSPRDVEDQVTYPLSVALLSVPGAESVRGKSMFGFSFVQVTFDDSAEFYWSRTRVLERLGTVAPLLPEGVTPTLAPDATALGQILYYTLRPSAEGMDLAQLRSLQDFVVKYELQSVDGVSEVASVGGYVRQYQIEVDPDRLRFHEAPLEELIAAVRNSNIDVGAKTVESGGMEFIIRGRGFLGGGDADEAVTDLEQTVVMSRDGVPVRVRDLATVQIGPEFRRGAIDLNGSEAVGGIVVMRFGENPRRVIDAVKERMESLEPSLGGVTFQIVYDRTELINETIATLTDALKEEVIITIAVVLLFLLHVRASIVVAVTLPIAVLMAFIAMRGFGVDANIMSLAGIAISIGEIIDLSIIVSENIYRHLADWEAAGSQGGSKRRTHIIVDAAEEVAPAVITAVSTTIVSFLPVFFLTGRDYKLFAPLAYTKTFCMIAALIVAILLVPLLARLLLHSRQRSRLTSLAMGLGFAVFFVLLAGFVWFDAIFAWLRLDRPAVIVIAALVGLATGYLTGRERLRPIEENPTSRLIHWFYEPTLRLFLRHKLSFMLMPAAMVIVGLGAWIGLPTVMTPLERAVSYLGVDLNEVPGYVDAKHSFTGLVTDDWIALDEGSWFYMPILYPGASLSQALEVLQTQDTLIRQIPEVENVLGKIGRAESALDPAPAAMVETYVILKPKDQWRPGMTERRIWDEINEVATLPGVTRASPLQPIEGRVVMLQAGIRAAMAIRIYGDNLRDLAKASLAVRDHLRRLPQVDAATVNPDIVLGQPYLEFEVDREAAARYGMSVASVNEIIEAALGGMDVTRTVQGRERYSVQVRYQRQLRDEIDQLDRLPVVTPAGETIPLGNLARVTTTWGPPEINSENARLVAYVMFAPSGAMGSLETAASIEESLRASMALPLGSAGRLDLPEGYFVEAIGAFREQIQSNRRLLFIIPVVIIINLFLIYLQFRNLWIALIIFAAIPVGFSGGMILLALAGVKINTAIWVGFIAVFGLVVDDGVLMATYLDQIFRRRRLESIEQIRDAVVDAGLKRIRPALMTSFTTFAALTPVLLATGRGADVAKAMALPVFGGMLFVLITLFVVPVLFSLMMETKMRLGLGDEYWVADDA; this is encoded by the coding sequence ATGCTCCGCGCCGCCTTGCAGTTTGTCGCCCGCGAGCAGCTGGTCGTGCTCCTGGCGGCGGCTGCGCTCATTGCCGCGGGCTGGTACGCCACGCAAGTCGTGCCGATCGACGCGATTCCGAACGTCGGCGAGAACCAGGTGATTGTGTTCGCCGACTGGCCCGGCCGTTCGCCGCGCGACGTGGAGGATCAAGTCACCTACCCGCTCTCCGTCGCGTTGCTCTCGGTGCCGGGGGCGGAGAGCGTCCGCGGCAAGAGCATGTTCGGTTTCAGCTTCGTACAAGTCACCTTCGACGACAGCGCTGAGTTCTATTGGTCGCGGACTCGCGTGCTGGAGCGGCTCGGCACGGTGGCGCCGCTGCTGCCGGAGGGAGTGACGCCGACGCTCGCCCCCGACGCCACGGCCCTCGGGCAAATCCTGTACTACACGCTGCGCCCGTCGGCCGAGGGCATGGACCTCGCGCAGCTTCGCTCGCTGCAGGACTTCGTCGTCAAATACGAGCTGCAATCGGTCGACGGCGTGAGCGAGGTGGCCAGCGTCGGCGGCTACGTGCGGCAATATCAAATCGAGGTCGATCCCGACCGGCTCCGCTTTCACGAGGCGCCGCTGGAGGAACTCATCGCGGCGGTGCGGAACTCGAACATCGACGTCGGCGCGAAGACGGTCGAGAGCGGCGGCATGGAGTTCATCATCCGCGGCCGGGGTTTCTTGGGCGGCGGCGATGCCGACGAGGCCGTCACCGATTTAGAGCAGACGGTCGTAATGTCCCGCGACGGCGTGCCCGTGCGGGTGCGCGATTTGGCGACCGTGCAGATCGGTCCCGAGTTCCGCCGCGGGGCGATCGATCTCAACGGCAGCGAAGCGGTGGGCGGGATCGTCGTGATGCGGTTCGGCGAGAATCCGCGGCGCGTGATCGACGCCGTGAAAGAGCGAATGGAGTCGCTCGAGCCGAGCCTGGGCGGAGTCACGTTCCAGATCGTCTACGACCGCACGGAGTTAATCAACGAAACCATCGCTACGCTGACCGACGCGCTCAAGGAAGAGGTGATCATCACGATCGCGGTGGTGCTGCTGTTTCTGCTTCACGTGCGGGCGAGCATCGTCGTGGCCGTGACGCTGCCAATCGCCGTGCTGATGGCCTTCATCGCAATGCGGGGCTTCGGCGTCGATGCGAACATCATGTCGCTGGCCGGCATCGCGATTTCCATTGGCGAGATCATCGACCTCTCGATTATCGTGTCCGAAAACATCTACCGCCATTTGGCGGATTGGGAAGCGGCCGGGTCCCAGGGCGGCTCAAAGCGGCGAACTCACATCATCGTCGACGCCGCCGAGGAGGTGGCCCCGGCGGTGATTACGGCCGTGAGCACCACGATCGTCAGCTTCCTGCCGGTGTTTTTTCTCACCGGGCGCGACTACAAGCTGTTCGCCCCGCTGGCATACACCAAGACGTTTTGCATGATTGCGGCCCTGATCGTGGCGATCCTGCTCGTGCCCCTCTTAGCACGGCTGCTGCTCCATTCGCGTCAACGTTCTCGGCTGACGTCGCTCGCGATGGGACTCGGCTTTGCGGTGTTCTTCGTGCTGCTTGCCGGCTTCGTATGGTTCGATGCAATCTTCGCCTGGCTGCGTCTCGATCGGCCGGCCGTGATTGTCATCGCGGCACTCGTCGGCCTGGCAACCGGCTACCTCACCGGCCGCGAACGGCTCCGGCCGATCGAAGAGAATCCGACCAGCCGGCTGATCCACTGGTTCTACGAACCGACGCTGCGGTTGTTTCTGCGGCACAAACTGAGCTTCATGCTGATGCCGGCGGCGATGGTGATCGTCGGCCTGGGCGCCTGGATCGGCCTGCCCACGGTGATGACGCCCCTGGAGCGGGCCGTCAGTTACTTGGGCGTCGACCTCAACGAGGTGCCCGGGTACGTCGATGCCAAGCATTCGTTTACGGGCCTGGTGACCGACGACTGGATCGCGCTCGACGAGGGGAGCTGGTTCTACATGCCGATCCTCTACCCCGGCGCCAGTCTTTCGCAGGCGCTGGAGGTGCTGCAAACTCAGGACACGCTGATCCGGCAGATCCCGGAGGTCGAGAACGTGCTCGGCAAGATCGGCCGCGCGGAATCGGCGCTCGACCCGGCCCCGGCCGCAATGGTCGAGACGTACGTCATCCTCAAGCCGAAGGACCAGTGGCGGCCCGGCATGACGGAGCGGCGAATCTGGGACGAGATCAACGAGGTGGCCACGCTGCCGGGCGTCACGCGCGCATCGCCCCTGCAACCGATCGAGGGCCGCGTCGTGATGCTGCAGGCCGGCATCCGCGCAGCGATGGCGATCCGCATCTACGGCGACAATCTCCGGGATCTGGCCAAGGCGTCGCTCGCAGTGCGCGACCACTTGCGGCGATTGCCGCAGGTGGACGCGGCGACGGTGAATCCCGACATCGTGCTCGGTCAGCCGTACCTGGAGTTCGAAGTCGACCGCGAAGCGGCCGCTCGCTACGGAATGTCGGTCGCCAGCGTCAACGAGATCATCGAAGCGGCGCTGGGCGGAATGGATGTCACACGCACCGTGCAAGGCCGCGAGCGCTACTCCGTGCAGGTCCGCTACCAGCGGCAACTTCGCGACGAAATCGATCAACTCGACCGGCTGCCAGTCGTGACGCCCGCGGGCGAAACCATTCCGCTTGGCAACCTGGCGCGTGTGACGACCACCTGGGGCCCGCCAGAGATCAACAGCGAAAACGCCCGGCTCGTGGCGTACGTGATGTTCGCGCCTTCCGGTGCGATGGGCTCGCTGGAAACGGCTGCCTCAATTGAAGAGTCGCTGCGCGCTTCGATGGCGTTGCCTCTCGGCTCTGCGGGCCGATTGGACTTGCCGGAAGGCTATTTCGTCGAGGCGATCGGCGCATTCCGCGAGCAGATTCAGAGTAACCGCCGGTTACTGTTCATCATTCCGGTGGTGATCATCATCAACCTATTCCTGATCTATCTTCAGTTTCGCAATCTGTGGATCGCGCTGATCATCTTTGCGGCCATCCCGGTCGGTTTCAGCGGCGGCATGATCTTGCTGGCCCTGGCGGGCGTGAAAATCAATACGGCGATCTGGGTCGGGTTCATCGCCGTGTTCGGCCTAGTGGTCGACGACGGCGTGTTGATGGCCACTTATCTCGACCAGATCTTTCGCCGTCGCCGCTTGGAGTCGATCGAGCAGATTCGCGACGCCGTGGTCGACGCCGGCCTCAAGCGAATTCGCCCCGCTTTGATGACCTCGTTCACGACGTTTGCCGCCCTGACGCCCGTGTTGCTCGCCACCGGCCGCGGCGCCGACGTCGCTAAAGCGATGGCGCTGCCGGTATTCGGCGGGATGCTTTTCGTGCTTATCACCCTATTCGTTGTGCCCGTATTGTTCAGCCTGATGATGGAAACAAAGATGCGACTCGGCCTGGGAGACGAATACTGGGTGGCTGACGACGCATGA
- a CDS encoding transposase, producing the protein MIELHRGLAPAAHFELWDKAYPSALDRGEQSDRARKCALAEMDASGASARKAKGIVEELCGSEVSSTQVSRCAAALDDKLTKWRDRLLGAFPFVIRERPQHLLNHTTPSCLGATGVLNDSKQPLRSTPNADDRAVWRKRGSRFPGTRVVA; encoded by the coding sequence GTGATTGAGCTTCATCGGGGGTTAGCGCCCGCCGCTCATTTTGAGTTGTGGGATAAAGCCTACCCGTCGGCGCTCGACCGGGGCGAGCAGAGCGATCGGGCCCGCAAATGTGCCTTGGCCGAGATGGACGCCTCAGGCGCGTCGGCCCGCAAGGCGAAGGGGATCGTCGAGGAACTCTGCGGCAGCGAGGTCTCCAGTACGCAAGTGAGTCGCTGCGCCGCCGCGCTCGACGACAAACTGACCAAGTGGCGCGACCGTCTGCTGGGGGCCTTTCCCTTTGTGATCCGCGAACGCCCACAACATCTGCTGAACCATACGACGCCTTCTTGCCTGGGTGCGACAGGAGTGCTGAACGATTCGAAACAGCCATTGCGCTCGACGCCGAACGCCGACGACCGAGCAGTCTGGCGAAAGAGGGGAAGCCGGTTTCCAGGGACGAGAGTCGTTGCCTGA
- a CDS encoding BNR-4 repeat-containing protein: MFPNRFARLWTGAALIAGALVARGAKGVDNVPAPLIVANDNGGWSWFEDERAIVDPVAGKLLVSTIANGAGVGGASRSGDVEVATVDLTTLATSRFTLRDSFPADDHNTPSLYIRPDGRYVAMYAAHGSDNFSRWRISTNPGDASAWSAEQTLNHGAGVTYSNMHYLAGDNGGAGRLYNFARSLNYDPVVTTSNDQGSTWTFGGKLLTEGGGGDRPYLRYASDGDKIHFIATERHPRNFNNSIYHGYVQDGKLYNSAGTLIDGNLFDSSGSPPSALTTVFAANTVVAGSSMQRAWTVDMAIDPTGTPTAVFQARAGGSDLDHRFFYGRWTGSQWQVNQMAFAGSYLYAAENDYTGLAAIDPSRVDVVYLSSEVHPETKAQLIGADGARHYELFRGQTSDGGASWQWTPITFNSTVDNVRPHVPKWDENNTALVWMRGQYSTYVNYNTKMVALVNPDLSEPIAALKVDFGLTGQLVQNGFAAFTRDASPSGIAQTESYSSPFAADGGAIAVTLGGGAIEFRDRGNDVAGPLGRVVDEFAFAPGSLELTFGNLAAGTYQLVLYGHDRDFSQGAYDVSLGSRRLGRMAPTSGANPSIGVASARVQFQADGDDVTLSLASLSGANVVLNGFELYAAGEYLSPPSVDLNGDGVLDFADYLLYMGGMHKNLAGLPSNEAYAMGDLNGDGKNDFADLAIFRDAYDLWNGSGAFAAALAAPEPGAIGLMSLVALTLRRLVVHAAGR, encoded by the coding sequence TTGTTTCCGAATCGTTTCGCCCGTCTGTGGACCGGCGCCGCGTTGATCGCCGGCGCCCTGGTCGCCCGTGGAGCCAAGGGGGTCGACAACGTCCCCGCCCCGCTGATCGTAGCCAACGACAACGGCGGGTGGTCGTGGTTCGAGGACGAGCGAGCGATCGTCGACCCGGTCGCGGGGAAGCTGCTGGTCAGCACGATCGCCAACGGCGCCGGGGTCGGCGGAGCGAGCCGCAGCGGCGACGTCGAAGTCGCCACGGTCGATCTGACGACCTTGGCGACGAGCCGCTTCACGCTGCGCGATTCCTTCCCCGCTGACGACCACAACACTCCCTCGCTGTACATCCGCCCCGACGGCCGGTACGTGGCGATGTACGCCGCCCACGGGTCGGACAATTTCTCCCGGTGGCGGATTTCCACGAACCCCGGCGACGCCTCTGCATGGTCGGCCGAGCAGACGCTCAACCATGGCGCCGGGGTCACGTACTCGAACATGCACTACCTCGCGGGAGACAACGGCGGCGCCGGGCGGCTCTACAATTTCGCCCGCAGTCTGAACTACGATCCGGTCGTGACGACATCCAACGATCAGGGGTCGACCTGGACCTTCGGGGGCAAGCTGCTGACCGAGGGGGGCGGGGGAGATCGGCCCTATCTGCGGTACGCGTCGGACGGCGACAAGATCCACTTCATCGCCACCGAACGCCACCCGCGCAACTTCAACAACAGCATTTACCACGGGTACGTGCAGGACGGCAAACTCTACAATTCGGCCGGAACGCTGATCGACGGCAACCTGTTCGATTCGTCCGGCTCTCCCCCCAGTGCGCTGACGACCGTCTTCGCGGCGAACACGGTCGTCGCCGGCTCCTCAATGCAGCGAGCGTGGACGGTCGACATGGCGATCGACCCGACAGGAACGCCCACGGCCGTCTTCCAAGCCCGCGCCGGTGGCAGCGATCTCGACCACCGCTTCTTTTACGGCCGTTGGACCGGCTCGCAGTGGCAGGTGAATCAGATGGCGTTCGCCGGGTCGTACTTGTACGCGGCGGAGAACGACTACACGGGACTCGCGGCGATCGACCCGAGTCGCGTCGACGTCGTCTACCTCTCGTCGGAAGTCCACCCCGAGACCAAAGCGCAGCTCATCGGCGCCGACGGGGCCCGGCACTACGAGCTCTTCCGCGGGCAAACGTCCGACGGCGGCGCCTCGTGGCAGTGGACCCCGATCACGTTCAACTCGACGGTCGACAACGTCCGGCCCCATGTGCCCAAGTGGGACGAAAACAACACGGCCCTCGTCTGGATGCGAGGCCAGTACTCGACCTACGTCAATTACAACACCAAGATGGTCGCGCTGGTGAACCCCGATCTGTCCGAGCCGATCGCGGCGTTGAAAGTCGACTTCGGCCTGACGGGGCAACTCGTGCAGAACGGCTTCGCGGCGTTCACTCGCGACGCGAGCCCCTCGGGGATCGCCCAGACGGAATCGTACTCGTCCCCCTTTGCGGCCGACGGCGGGGCGATTGCAGTCACCCTGGGGGGCGGCGCCATTGAGTTTCGCGATCGCGGGAACGACGTCGCCGGGCCGCTGGGACGCGTCGTCGACGAGTTTGCGTTCGCCCCCGGTTCGTTGGAACTGACCTTCGGCAATCTGGCCGCGGGAACGTACCAACTGGTCCTCTACGGCCACGACCGCGACTTCTCCCAGGGCGCCTACGACGTTTCGCTCGGGTCGAGAAGGCTGGGCCGAATGGCCCCGACCTCCGGGGCGAATCCCTCCATCGGCGTCGCCTCGGCTCGGGTCCAGTTCCAGGCCGACGGCGACGACGTGACGTTGTCGCTCGCCTCGCTCAGCGGCGCAAACGTCGTGCTCAACGGGTTCGAGCTGTACGCCGCGGGCGAGTATCTCTCCCCCCCGTCGGTCGACCTCAACGGCGACGGGGTCCTCGACTTCGCCGACTACTTGCTCTACATGGGGGGCATGCACAAGAATCTCGCCGGCCTCCCCTCGAACGAGGCGTACGCCATGGGCGATCTCAACGGCGACGGCAAGAACGACTTCGCCGATTTGGCGATCTTCCGCGACGCGTACGACCTGTGGAACGGGTCTGGGGCGTTCGCCGCGGCTCTAGCGGCGCCGGAACCCGGAGCAATCGGCCTCATGTCGCTGGTCGCGTTGACCCTGCGAAGGCTCGTCGTCCACGCCGCCGGCCGCTGA
- a CDS encoding efflux RND transporter periplasmic adaptor subunit, which produces MSNTPRDSSTSATSPTPSAARSDSPRPEFDRQFFVRLALNATALLAVGLVLLVLLGLLQRVGWIGAKRSADVEAPASPGMEYSCPMHPQIRQPNPGRCPICGMPLELRAEDAGGLQDQYAVTIRPAARRLANIQTAAVESRPVAKTLTSIGRIAIDESRQATISAYVAGRIERLFADFTGVVVARGDHLAVIYSPQLYAAQAEYLESRRAVAAMEGTALATVRRAQEQLVAGARRRLSELGMTAEQLEEIDRSAAAQSRITIYAPMGGTVTQKLVVEGQYVEAGEPIYQIADLSTVWLLLQLYPEDAALVRFGQHADVNVQSLPGERFSGRVAFVDPVVNEKTRTVSVRVELLNDRRLLRPGDYATARLHVPIGEQGQVYDDDLAGKWISPMHPQIIRDEPGPCPICGMDLVPTSQYGYANAPVPQPEVLVVPRRAVLMTGATSLVYVETEPGRFEIRPVTLGPLLRDEAVIVDGVSAGEEVAVSGNFLIDSQMQLAGKPSLIDPKRAQAAKQQTIEGPLPIPADAAQLIAGETGRTLEALYESYFALVAALSADAVPSEEQVVAVEQAAASLADARDLPEAIRAHAAAVGKEVAHLHHRSLEDARKKFEPISRAILQMAAAARGAEATESLVHYWCSMVPGGHGDWLQESSPPTNPYWGSQMLRCVQHEQQLQPPQAQAAQASSRDGD; this is translated from the coding sequence ATGAGCAATACGCCCCGCGACTCTTCGACCTCCGCCACGTCGCCCACACCCTCGGCGGCTCGTAGCGATTCGCCTCGCCCCGAGTTCGATCGCCAGTTCTTTGTTCGCCTAGCGCTGAATGCGACGGCGTTATTAGCCGTCGGCCTAGTCTTGCTCGTGTTGCTCGGGTTGTTGCAGCGCGTCGGTTGGATCGGCGCAAAACGGAGTGCCGACGTCGAAGCGCCGGCCAGCCCCGGCATGGAGTACTCGTGCCCGATGCATCCGCAAATTCGCCAGCCGAATCCGGGCCGCTGCCCGATTTGCGGCATGCCGTTGGAACTGCGGGCCGAGGACGCCGGCGGATTGCAGGACCAATATGCCGTGACCATAAGGCCGGCGGCGCGGCGGCTGGCGAACATCCAAACGGCGGCGGTCGAATCGCGGCCAGTGGCGAAGACCCTGACGTCGATCGGCCGCATCGCGATCGACGAAAGCCGCCAAGCAACGATCTCGGCTTACGTCGCCGGGCGGATCGAGCGGCTGTTCGCCGACTTCACGGGCGTGGTCGTCGCCCGCGGCGATCATCTGGCCGTGATCTACAGTCCGCAACTCTATGCCGCCCAGGCGGAATACCTCGAAAGCCGCCGGGCGGTGGCTGCCATGGAAGGCACGGCTCTGGCGACGGTCCGACGGGCTCAGGAGCAGCTTGTCGCTGGGGCGCGACGCCGACTGAGCGAACTTGGCATGACCGCCGAGCAACTCGAAGAGATCGACCGTTCGGCGGCGGCCCAGTCGCGAATCACAATCTACGCTCCGATGGGCGGCACTGTGACGCAAAAGCTTGTCGTCGAAGGACAGTATGTGGAAGCAGGCGAACCGATTTACCAAATCGCCGACCTATCGACCGTGTGGTTGCTGCTGCAACTCTACCCGGAAGACGCGGCGCTCGTGCGCTTCGGGCAGCATGCCGATGTGAACGTGCAATCGCTGCCGGGCGAGCGTTTTTCCGGCCGCGTGGCGTTCGTCGACCCCGTCGTGAACGAAAAAACGCGCACGGTCAGCGTGCGCGTGGAGCTGCTCAACGATCGCCGCCTGTTGCGACCGGGCGACTACGCAACGGCGCGCCTCCACGTGCCGATTGGCGAACAGGGACAAGTGTACGACGACGACCTGGCCGGCAAGTGGATCAGCCCGATGCACCCGCAGATCATCCGCGACGAGCCGGGCCCGTGCCCGATTTGCGGCATGGACCTCGTGCCGACCAGCCAATATGGCTATGCCAACGCGCCGGTACCCCAGCCGGAAGTGTTGGTGGTGCCGCGCCGCGCGGTGTTGATGACCGGAGCGACGAGCCTAGTGTATGTCGAGACGGAGCCGGGGCGATTCGAAATCCGGCCCGTGACGCTCGGTCCGCTGTTGCGCGACGAGGCGGTAATCGTCGATGGCGTGTCGGCCGGGGAAGAAGTCGCGGTGAGCGGCAACTTCCTCATCGACTCGCAGATGCAGCTCGCCGGGAAGCCGTCGCTGATCGATCCGAAGCGTGCGCAAGCGGCAAAGCAGCAGACAATTGAAGGGCCGCTTCCGATTCCCGCGGACGCCGCGCAGCTGATCGCCGGCGAGACAGGACGCACGCTCGAAGCGCTGTACGAGTCCTATTTCGCGCTCGTCGCCGCGTTGTCCGCCGACGCAGTGCCGAGCGAGGAGCAAGTCGTCGCGGTCGAACAGGCTGCGGCATCGCTTGCCGACGCTCGCGACTTGCCGGAGGCAATTCGCGCCCATGCAGCGGCCGTTGGAAAGGAAGTTGCGCACCTGCACCATAGATCGCTCGAAGACGCACGGAAGAAGTTCGAGCCGATCAGCCGCGCGATCCTGCAAATGGCCGCGGCGGCGCGCGGCGCCGAGGCCACGGAATCGCTGGTTCACTACTGGTGCTCGATGGTCCCCGGCGGCCACGGCGACTGGCTGCAAGAATCGTCGCCGCCGACCAATCCCTACTGGGGCAGCCAGATGCTCCGCTGCGTGCAGCACGAACAGCAACTGCAGCCGCCCCAGGCGCAGGCCGCGCAGGCTTCCTCTCGCGACGGAGATTAA
- a CDS encoding linear amide C-N hydrolase, with the protein MPFAISTSCCTLFLLAASAWLAPGARSCTRAVYFGLEGQTVTGRSMDWKEQMQTNLWVFPRGMNRDGGCGAGSLTWTSRYGSVVASVYEGGTADGMNEQGLVANLLYLVESEYPAADDGRPVISISAWAQFLLDNFATVDEAVAALSKDSFRMVTVAAPNGAPGTVHLSISDPSGDSAIFEYLGGKLVVHHGRQHQVMTNSPAFDEQIALNKYWQQIGGTVMLPGTNRAADRFARASFYVNACRQSADPREAVASVLSVIRNVSVPRGISTPGEPNISSTIWRTVSDQKNRVYYFENTASPSVLWVKLDKLDFSASSGARKLRMTDRPDLGGDQTTAFEPAKPFVFLAPREE; encoded by the coding sequence ATGCCCTTCGCGATTTCGACGTCGTGCTGCACCCTGTTCCTGCTGGCGGCGTCGGCGTGGCTTGCGCCTGGCGCCCGCAGTTGCACCCGGGCCGTGTACTTTGGCTTGGAGGGCCAGACCGTCACCGGCCGGTCGATGGACTGGAAGGAACAGATGCAGACGAACCTGTGGGTCTTTCCTCGGGGCATGAATCGCGACGGGGGATGCGGAGCGGGATCGCTCACATGGACCAGCCGGTACGGCAGCGTCGTGGCGTCGGTCTACGAAGGGGGGACTGCCGACGGCATGAACGAACAAGGGCTGGTGGCGAACCTGCTCTACCTGGTCGAGTCCGAGTATCCGGCGGCCGACGACGGCCGCCCCGTGATCTCGATTTCCGCGTGGGCCCAGTTCTTGCTCGACAACTTTGCAACGGTCGACGAGGCAGTCGCTGCATTGAGCAAGGACTCGTTCCGCATGGTCACGGTTGCGGCCCCCAACGGGGCGCCGGGGACCGTTCACCTGTCGATCTCCGATCCGTCGGGCGATTCGGCGATTTTCGAGTACCTCGGCGGCAAGCTCGTCGTCCATCACGGGCGGCAGCACCAAGTGATGACCAACTCGCCGGCCTTCGACGAACAGATCGCGCTCAACAAGTACTGGCAGCAAATCGGCGGGACCGTGATGCTGCCCGGAACCAACCGCGCGGCCGATCGGTTCGCCCGAGCGTCGTTCTACGTCAACGCCTGCCGGCAATCGGCCGACCCCCGCGAAGCGGTCGCCAGCGTCTTGAGCGTGATCCGCAACGTGAGCGTCCCGCGCGGCATCTCGACTCCCGGCGAGCCGAACATCTCCTCGACGATCTGGCGGACGGTGAGCGACCAGAAGAACCGCGTCTACTACTTCGAGAACACGGCCAGTCCCAGCGTGCTGTGGGTCAAGCTAGACAAACTCGACTTCAGCGCGAGTTCGGGCGCCAGGAAACTGAGAATGACCGACCGCCCCGATCTGGGGGGCGATCAGACGACCGCGTTTGAGCCGGCCAAGCCGTTCGTGTTCCTGGCGCCTCGGGAAGAGTAG